The sequence AAGGATCCTAAATTAGGACACATAAGCATACCGACAAATAATTCCAGCAACAACGAAAAGAAACAAAaaaacagaagaagaaaaaaaattgtttTCTGAAAAGGAACATCAAATGACTGTCACCTTCCAGTCTATAATTACTCATTTTGATGTAAAGTCATCATAACCGGAGAAATAGATAAACAGGTAGCAATTTGGGTTACAGGGTCAAATCCATCCCCACAAACCCAACCTTATTAGTTAATGGGTTGAGTATATCAAGCCAACCAGAAACCTGGACACGTATCAGGTAACCCGTTTATCTACTCACGTCAACAGGTTGCAAGTCAGTTTGGGTTAACGGGTCATGTGGGTGGGTTGATATGTTCTAAAGTTACTTCTAATCATGAACACGcataaaaatactaataaaatatggTAAAATTTCAATATAAAGTACCAGCCAGCCCCAAAATTGTCTTATTGATGGTCAAATGGCATGAAAATAGGACTGCGGCGTTTATTACTATGTACAACTTTCTGGCGGGGGGGCGGACAATATTTAATGATTATTAAGATACAATATAAAAGAGGCAAAATATTTTTTGATTATCAACATTTAATACAATGAAACattgatataaaaatattatttatgaaTTAGGCATTTAATTCCCCAATTAATCTACCTTTACAATTTTTCTAGTGATACTCAAATTTTAGGATTTAACTAAAATGATTGTCCATGTGTACACATCATGGTTGCACCCATTTAACTCTTGGCGGGTGGCCAAATAGGAGTGACTCTTACTGTTTTCTATATTTGAAACAAACAGTAAGACACATCAATCTGTATTTTAAATACAGATAATAAAGTTAATAGCTACATGGCATGAGCTAAATGGTACCAGCATTaccaacaaacatgaacataagttAACGTCAACCAAAGTTGAATGTTACTAGCTTAGCCTTTGTTTAGAAACTAGATAAAACAGCTCATTTCAGTACATTTCATTATGTACAAAGTTGTTTAAAACATGTAATTAGCCGGATTCAATAGGACTGTGACATGAAACCAAAAACATATAAACCGAAAAAGGAAAAGCATGATAGATGTTTTAGTGTCATTACCCGAATGAGCAATTACAAACTATTCAAAGAGTCCAATCGTTGGACTAGTAATTGGAGAAGACATTCTTCACAAGAATCCTAGGAGCATAAGTCGAAAAACACGAGGGATTGACAACAATCCATGCTACTTCAGTCGCTAATTCGCCGTCCCTATTCATCAACGTACACAAAAAGCAAATGAAATGATCAGACGAAATTAGTCCCAAAGGAAGTACTCATAAGCAAAAAAGTGTAGATAAGGGAGTTAAAAATATTATTGAGATTATGATACACAGCATATAACTACGTTTTTCGCCGTTGCTTCTAATAGGTAGTTATTTGTTCGGTATCATAATCTCAAGAATAGTTTGTTAACCCCTTCACTTCTTTGTTTATTACGGAGTAATACTTTCCTCGCGATTTTTTTCGAACAATCATTTGCTATTGGTGTACTTCGATGAATAGGGATGACGAATTAGCGATTGGACTGCTTGGATTTTTATCTATCTCTTGGCTCTTACGAGTTTTGCTACTAACATTCTTTTGAAGAATCGTCTTCTCCAATTACAAGTGATGATTGGAATCTTCGAAAAGTTTGCAATTGCCCATTCTGGTAATAACACTAAAACCTCTAACTTCTTTTTTTTACTTTATCAACTATATGTTTTGGTCTTATGTCCCAATCCTGTTGAATCTAGCTAACTACATGTTTAATCACATAATAAAAATTGTTCGGATCCTAAATTATAAGTATTACTAGCAAAATTGTGAAGATGGATTTATTGGACGGATGGATGCCATTTGACTCTATTTTCATTCACGCAAGTGCTTTGGAGTTTAGGTAAGCCTTCTAACAAGTAATAGTTACATAACTAATGTTGGACACAAAATCACAGGCCAAGCTAGTTACTATATTTTTTGCTTTTTTATTTGTTTTGACAGTCTTGTGATCTTTGAAAGGACCCATTAAAATATCAGATATCTCATATGAAACAAGTTACTACATCCGTCCTCGCCAATTTTTGGACCATCTAGCAAATATCTCTAATCTCTGGTAACCTTCAATTATGACATATATAAGGAATTTTGAGGATCTTCAACAAGTATCCAGATAGGCGACTCAACCCGAAACCCACAGGGGTGACACAAACCCAACCTGAAAAAGAGGGTACGTGGGTCAAAATTCCCAAACCCAACATGCTTTTTGCGGTCGGTTTCGTGTCAAGTATAGCTGGGGTCAACCCTAGATTGAGGGAGATACGGGTAAGCAGGACTAATATAGTATGATGTATGCTATCATTTTTCAATAGACGGTATTCAACAGCTACTTAATGGGTGTtattaaacagaaaaataaaataaatgatcATGCTGATTGAGTATATATGTATTGGTCCCACCTGTTGCAAATCAAGAAGCTTCTTTTCAACTTCTCTTACTGCATCATGGCGTTCTTGGATCTCTGCAAGGGTGTCGAGTACCTACACCAACACCAAATATACAAATAAGACATcctacaaaaaaaaaacaaaaaaggaACCGGAAAAAACAAACCTGTCCTCGACCCTGTTCCCGAATTGCTTTCTGAAAAATCTGTTCGCTATCTCCTGTCTCTATTAGTTGATCAATTGTCTGTAcaaataacaaaaatttataatatatacttgTAAACGCTTTATAAACAAGGTGGCTCAAAAATAAATGAAATATCATACCTCTTCGTCGGCCCTAGTTCCAGTCACTGAAATTATTCAAAAATAAACAAAAATGATTTGTTAAATTAGACAAATGGGATTGTtaaaatattgaaattatgaataatTTTTAATGTTTAAGTTAAGTCCAAACACCTGTATATACACGTCTCTCAACTACCTCACGATGCTCTTGATGAATACTTTCTCTCAGAGTTTGAAATTCAGAGATCTTATCCTTAAACTTCTTCTTTAAGGAACTAAAAACCAAAGATGTAAAGATTACGTTAACTATATGACAAAGCTTTATCATTAATTAAACATGTTGAATTACACTGTAGTTGCGGTTCTTGATCTGTCTACTCCTGTCCCTTGTCCACATCCAGGCTTTTGTCTGTTAGCCAAATTCTAcaacaaaatatataatataaacaatTATAAAAAAATTGATTACTTTAATTACACAAAAAACAATGTTGAACCAAGTTATTTGTGAGCTAACCTCCCTGTCAAGTTCCTCAATTTTTGCCTTGATAAACCGAGCGACTTTCCCAACTTCATCTACGTCCTTTTCCATTCGTTGTTTTATTGCTGCATATAAATTTAAAAGTAAAAAACGAAAACAAACGAGCCAAAATAAAGAAAGAATTTAAATTTACATTTCATAGCAGCAGCCTTGGTTACAGCCTTTGATTCCTCATGAGCATCCTGTTTGAAACTTCGTTAACATAATTACTTTTGCTAATTATCTTAATATACAACATAATCATTGGCACATTTAAAGTGACAATAATGTTTGAAGTCTTGTCTGACCTGTAGTTTTTTTAATAGCTTATTCAGCTTCTCATATTGTTTTTCGATGGCTTGAACCTAGCAAAAGAAAATAGATATTAGTTAGATATATCATAATTGACTTGAGCTATTGATGATTAAAATGTATAATGAGCATGTTACCTTCTTGAAAAAATCTTCCAAACCCAAGTCCGCAGAATTTGCATTACGTTGTGTTCCCATTTCAAGATCTCCACCCCCATAATCTTGACCTCGAGGATTATCAAATGATTCCTGCAAGAGATCAtttcatttaaataaatatatgTTTAAGAAAAATACTAATTAAATTACAAAGCCTTCAGAAGTTGGCAAATAGTATAATTTACAAAGGATACATGATAGAATCATGGCATGAGGTTTATCCAAGAATCAAATTTATGTTTGTGAAGGTACTAATGAGCACTAATGATTTGTAACTCGGACATTAAACCACTAGCTGTCAATTACAAAAAGGTCATAAATAAAATGAGCAATTATATGTATGTGTGGCCGTGTGGGACTTtcataaaaagaaaataatatttaaaaacttaactaCCATTTTAAGTTGAAATTCAACTTCTGACGAGGGTTTATTAACTATGCTAAAACTATAAATGATACAAATACCATAAAATTACAAAAGGGAATAAAGTTTAATTGGGGCATACTTTATACAACTTTCATAGGCTTAACAAGATTACAACCCATAATCTCTCTAATATCTAATACTTTAATGTGTTTTGGCATTTTTTTAGTTGAAGCACGAAGAAAAAGGCTGAAAATCCACCACAGTTTTATGTGTAGATACATGCTCATCGGCCTAAACCAACCTTACATAATACATATACTACACAACTTACTGCAGTAATCGGGATCAGTTACCTGTAGTGTGATAATTACTTAATTTAGTGAGTAATAGTTTGTTTATAAACCTCTTTGGAGTCCTTATAACTACTAAACAAGCCCTTTAGGCGGGGGTGTTTAGGATTAACTATTTGAAGTGCTAAGTAGGTACCAATTTACTTGTCTCAAGCGCTTGCTTATTCCTCCTAAGATAAGCAGACATGCGGTTTTCAAACGAGTGTTTGGAATTTTCCAATATACTGTAATAATAAGCAATAGGTACATAGCTCTTAAAAAAATCCTAAACAACCCTTAAATAAATTGCAATCCCCTTTTCAATAACCGTAAAGTTGAAACCTTTTTACCAAAGCTTAAACCTCATCAATTTTTAATCTACTCCGTATTTGTTAGCTACAATTTCCATAGCAATTCTTGATAATTAAAAATAGATTAATCTAGTTGTTACAGCCATGATTGACCATGACTTGCTGATTACTAGTTATCAGTAGTAAATTAAGTTCCATTATTGATTAAATAAGAACCTGGACTGATCAATGTTATAGTCTTATAGATAATAGTAAATAGTTACTCTAATTCAGCAAATATATGTTTGACATCTAAATTCAAAGAACCATAAGTAACATAAAATTAGCATAACAAATTTAGATCCATTTCACATTTAAAAAACAAATAATAtaaaaaggtttttttttttttttgttctttccAATGGGGTCATAATTCAGAGGTAAACATGAGTTCAAAGTTCATCAAGCAAACTAACTAATCACAAAATTATAAATTATTCAAACAAATACATGAATCAATTAATACATTCCGGTACTAGTATGGTACAAGCTTAAAAAGACTAAAAGTTAACAGCAACAAATAAAGTTTAAATCTAAAATTAGATCTAACACGCTAATCTTTAGACCTCAAAAGCATACAATGCAGCTTGTTTTGCTACAAATTAGAATGCCCCATTactaaaacagaaaaagaaattcAAGAAATCAAAAGTGtgcaaattttttaactaaattaaAAAACTTACAGATAAAAGATCGTTCATGGTGAGTTGAAGCTGTAGATCTTGTTGAAAAAAATG comes from Rutidosis leptorrhynchoides isolate AG116_Rl617_1_P2 chromosome 4, CSIRO_AGI_Rlap_v1, whole genome shotgun sequence and encodes:
- the LOC139844210 gene encoding syntaxin-132-like; this translates as MNDLLSESFDNPRGQDYGGGDLEMGTQRNANSADLGLEDFFKKVQAIEKQYEKLNKLLKKLQDAHEESKAVTKAAAMKSIKQRMEKDVDEVGKVARFIKAKIEELDRENLANRQKPGCGQGTGVDRSRTATTVSLKKKFKDKISEFQTLRESIHQEHREVVERRVYTVTGTRADEETIDQLIETGDSEQIFQKAIREQGRGQVLDTLAEIQERHDAVREVEKKLLDLQQIFMDMAVLVDAQGEMLDNIETQVSSAVDHVQDGNKALYKAKSLQKNSRKWMCIAIIILLIVIAIVVVGVLKPWKSGNGA